In Wenyingzhuangia fucanilytica, the following are encoded in one genomic region:
- a CDS encoding helix-turn-helix domain-containing protein — protein sequence MNDLTELKLLVIFSLLAAANLMVLFLILFFKKNNTLVNKVLGLLVFIPSVVLIINPLLYLEYFSEYLVFIFLGSSTTFLFGPLLLFYIYLVQGNNYQFKRKHLIHFFPVFIVTIYGIYINLQSKEFIHENYLRIVSGEDLVTNIIYLAQIIHFAIYITWSIRKVNRMKTKKYISIADKTNYKWLRFFVTRLLYLNILILIVYVVQMSFFPNYIMYSDLLATPLVSSCFYPIMVYKSFTNKVTYDTDVFDKKELSSVENNKEQKENVEDLQTTLTLILEHLNQNKLYLKSDYTIFELSKDLQLSQRLVSDTINQVMGKNFSDLMNDFRIEESKIILLEKSKDLTIDAIAELSGFKSRATFYRVFKDKTNLTPAQYVKTFNSVS from the coding sequence ATGAATGATTTGACAGAATTAAAATTATTAGTCATATTTTCTTTACTTGCAGCTGCAAATTTAATGGTGCTTTTTTTAATATTATTTTTCAAGAAAAATAATACGTTAGTCAATAAAGTTTTGGGACTATTGGTTTTTATTCCTAGTGTTGTTTTAATCATCAACCCTCTTTTGTATTTGGAATATTTTTCTGAATATCTGGTGTTCATTTTTTTAGGTTCGTCAACTACTTTTTTATTTGGCCCACTGTTACTTTTCTATATTTATTTGGTTCAAGGCAATAATTATCAATTTAAAAGAAAACACCTCATTCATTTTTTTCCAGTTTTTATTGTTACTATTTATGGTATATACATCAATCTTCAATCGAAAGAATTTATTCATGAAAATTATTTAAGAATAGTGTCAGGAGAAGATTTGGTTACTAACATTATTTATTTAGCACAAATAATCCATTTTGCTATATACATCACTTGGAGCATTAGAAAAGTAAACAGAATGAAAACAAAAAAATACATATCTATTGCTGATAAAACCAATTATAAGTGGCTTAGATTTTTTGTAACTCGTTTATTGTATCTTAATATTTTAATATTGATTGTATATGTTGTACAAATGAGTTTTTTTCCTAATTATATAATGTATTCAGACCTTTTAGCAACACCTCTGGTTTCTTCGTGCTTTTATCCTATTATGGTGTATAAAAGTTTTACAAATAAGGTGACATATGATACAGATGTTTTTGATAAAAAAGAATTAAGTAGTGTTGAAAATAATAAAGAGCAAAAAGAGAATGTAGAAGATTTACAGACTACGTTAACATTAATACTTGAGCACCTAAATCAAAACAAATTATATTTAAAGTCAGATTATACCATTTTTGAATTGTCAAAAGATTTACAATTATCTCAAAGATTGGTGTCAGACACTATCAATCAAGTGATGGGTAAAAACTTTTCTGATCTTATGAATGATTTTAGAATAGAGGAATCTAAGATTATTTTGTTAGAAAAATCAAAAGATTTAACTATAGACGCTATTGCCGAATTGTCTGGGTTTAAAAGCAGGGCTACTTTCTATAGGGTATTTAAAGACAAAACAAATTTAACTCCGGCACAGTATGTAAAGACGTTTAATTCTGTCTCATAA
- a CDS encoding M20 family metallo-hydrolase yields MIETLQKEALELLQNLIQTQSFSKEEEPTAEILSAWLKERGVEVKRDLNNIWATNKYFDESKPTILLNSHHDTVKPNQAYTRDPFEAKIEGDKLYGLGSNDAGGCLVGLMSAFVYFYNQENLKYNFVLAATAEEEISGENGIAYMQNIMPKIDVAIVGEPTLLDLAIAEKGLVVFDGKVTGTPGHAAHIPNHQNPIFKALKDLEWINSYKFPKVSPFLGEVKMTVSQINAGNQHNVVPSELTFVVDCRVTDQYSNAEIAEIIAENTECDVIPRSLRLNSSSIDPNHDIVKSGIALGKKTYGSPTLSDQCRLTCQSVKIGPGDSLRSHSADEFIYVQEVYDGVDFYINLLNKIV; encoded by the coding sequence ATGATAGAAACACTACAAAAAGAAGCTTTAGAATTATTACAAAACTTAATTCAAACCCAATCTTTTTCAAAAGAAGAAGAACCAACTGCTGAAATTTTATCAGCATGGCTAAAGGAAAGAGGAGTTGAAGTAAAACGAGATTTGAATAATATATGGGCTACCAATAAATATTTTGACGAGAGCAAACCTACCATTTTATTAAACTCTCATCACGATACGGTAAAACCTAACCAAGCTTATACTAGAGATCCTTTTGAAGCCAAAATAGAAGGAGATAAATTATATGGTTTAGGTTCTAATGATGCTGGAGGTTGCTTGGTTGGACTAATGTCTGCTTTTGTGTATTTCTACAATCAAGAAAATTTAAAATACAATTTTGTGTTGGCAGCCACTGCCGAGGAAGAAATTTCTGGGGAAAATGGAATTGCTTATATGCAAAACATCATGCCTAAAATAGATGTGGCTATTGTGGGAGAACCTACTTTGTTAGATTTGGCTATTGCAGAAAAAGGATTGGTGGTTTTTGATGGAAAAGTAACGGGAACTCCTGGGCATGCAGCACATATTCCAAATCATCAAAATCCAATATTTAAGGCATTAAAAGATTTAGAGTGGATCAATTCTTATAAATTTCCAAAAGTGTCTCCATTTTTAGGAGAGGTAAAAATGACGGTTTCTCAAATCAATGCAGGGAATCAACATAACGTGGTACCCTCTGAATTAACTTTTGTGGTAGATTGTAGAGTAACGGACCAATATAGCAATGCAGAAATTGCTGAAATTATAGCAGAAAATACTGAGTGTGATGTTATTCCACGTTCTTTACGATTAAATTCGTCATCTATAGATCCAAATCACGACATTGTAAAATCTGGAATTGCTTTAGGAAAAAAAACTTATGGTTCTCCAACCTTATCAGATCAATGTAGGTTGACTTGCCAATCTGTAAAAATAGGACCTGGAGATTCTTTACGTTCTCATTCAGCAGATGAATTTATTTATGTACAAGAAGTGTATGATGGAGTAGATTTTTATATCAACTTATTGAATAAAATAGTATAA
- a CDS encoding CDGSH iron-sulfur domain-containing protein, with protein MNKPIPTPRACYLIKNKAYAYCTCNQSKDKPYCDGTHKGTQHKPLLFKVAENEKAFLCTCGSTKNAPYCDGSH; from the coding sequence ATGAACAAACCTATTCCAACACCAAGAGCTTGTTATTTGATAAAAAACAAAGCTTATGCCTACTGTACTTGTAACCAAAGTAAAGACAAACCCTATTGCGATGGAACCCACAAAGGGACACAACACAAGCCCCTACTCTTTAAAGTGGCCGAAAATGAAAAGGCTTTTTTATGTACTTGTGGAAGTACTAAAAACGCTCCTTATTGTGATGGATCGCATTAA
- a CDS encoding CPBP family intramembrane glutamic endopeptidase, producing MLTNKDLLFISITTKPILWIEMIFVYTLFSVIPQEYIYRVFYFYRYKHFFKSSWKFNLVNALVFSLGHLMFNSPLVMLITFIGGYFFAHTYQKTKSMLWVSVEHIIYGGWLFTVGMGKMLGFPI from the coding sequence ATGTTAACCAACAAAGATTTATTGTTTATTTCTATCACTACAAAACCAATTTTATGGATAGAAATGATTTTTGTGTACACCTTATTTTCTGTGATTCCACAAGAATATATTTATAGAGTATTTTACTTTTATCGATACAAACACTTTTTTAAATCTTCTTGGAAATTTAACCTGGTAAATGCATTGGTGTTTTCTCTGGGACATTTAATGTTTAATAGTCCTTTGGTAATGCTCATCACCTTTATTGGTGGCTATTTTTTTGCTCATACCTATCAAAAAACAAAGTCTATGTTATGGGTAAGTGTTGAGCATATTATTTACGGTGGATGGTTATTTACAGTTGGAATGGGAAAAATGCTAGGCTTTCCTATTTAG
- the lpdA gene encoding dihydrolipoyl dehydrogenase has protein sequence MNKYDVTVIGSGPGGYVAAIRCAQLGLKTAIIEKYSTMGGTCLNVGCIPSKALLDSSHHYHDALSHFDKHGIGVDNVTLDFPKMIERKAEVVSQTSAGINFLMDKNKIDVYEGRGEFFDTTHINIHKNDGSVEKIESAKTIIATGSKPGSLPFINIDKERVITSTEALKLKEVPKHLIVIGGGVIGLELGQVYKRLGAEVSVIEYMPKIVPGMDGMLSKELQKSLKKQGLKFFVSHKVTSVTNTGEGVRVTADNKKGEEVVFEGDYTLISVGRVPFTKGLGLNNIGIKTTERGQIETNEHLQTNIENIYAIGDVVKGAMLAHKAEEEGTMVAELIAGEKPHINYNLIPGVVYTWPEVAAVGKTEEQLKEEGIAYKAGSFNMRALGRARASMDTDGVVKVLADATTDEILGVHMIGARAADMIAEAVVAMEFRASAEDVSRMSHAHPTYTEAIKEACLAATADRAIHA, from the coding sequence ATGAACAAGTACGATGTAACCGTGATCGGTTCTGGACCAGGAGGATATGTTGCAGCTATACGTTGCGCACAATTAGGATTAAAAACTGCTATTATAGAAAAGTACAGCACTATGGGTGGTACTTGTTTAAACGTAGGATGTATTCCTTCTAAAGCGTTATTAGACTCTTCTCATCATTACCATGATGCTTTGTCTCATTTTGACAAACACGGAATTGGAGTTGACAATGTTACTTTAGACTTTCCTAAAATGATTGAGCGTAAGGCCGAAGTTGTTTCTCAAACTTCTGCAGGTATCAACTTTTTAATGGATAAGAATAAAATTGATGTATACGAAGGTCGTGGAGAGTTTTTTGATACAACACATATCAACATTCATAAAAATGATGGTTCAGTAGAAAAAATTGAATCTGCAAAAACCATTATTGCTACAGGATCTAAACCAGGATCTCTTCCTTTTATCAATATCGATAAAGAAAGAGTGATTACTTCTACCGAAGCTTTAAAATTAAAAGAAGTACCTAAACACTTAATCGTGATTGGTGGTGGAGTAATTGGATTAGAATTAGGACAAGTTTACAAGCGTTTAGGAGCAGAAGTTTCTGTGATTGAATACATGCCTAAAATTGTTCCAGGAATGGACGGAATGTTGTCTAAAGAATTACAAAAATCATTAAAGAAACAAGGATTAAAATTCTTTGTAAGTCACAAAGTAACTTCTGTAACTAACACTGGTGAAGGAGTAAGAGTTACTGCCGATAACAAAAAAGGAGAAGAAGTTGTTTTTGAAGGAGATTACACTTTAATTTCTGTAGGTCGTGTTCCTTTTACCAAAGGACTAGGATTAAACAACATTGGTATTAAAACTACCGAAAGAGGTCAAATAGAAACTAACGAACACTTACAAACCAACATCGAAAATATTTATGCTATTGGTGATGTGGTAAAAGGTGCTATGTTGGCTCACAAAGCAGAAGAAGAAGGAACTATGGTTGCTGAATTGATTGCTGGAGAAAAACCACATATCAACTACAACTTAATTCCTGGTGTAGTTTATACTTGGCCAGAAGTTGCAGCTGTTGGTAAAACTGAAGAACAATTAAAAGAAGAAGGAATTGCTTACAAAGCGGGTTCTTTTAACATGAGAGCTTTAGGTAGAGCAAGAGCATCTATGGATACTGATGGAGTCGTAAAAGTTTTAGCAGATGCTACTACTGATGAAATTTTAGGAGTTCATATGATTGGTGCAAGAGCTGCTGATATGATTGCTGAAGCAGTGGTTGCTATGGAATTTAGAGCATCCGCAGAAGATGTTTCTAGAATGTCTCATGCACACCCAACCTATACAGAAGCTATTAAAGAAGCTTGTTTGGCTGCTACTGCAGATAGAGCGATACATGCTTAA
- a CDS encoding CDGSH iron-sulfur domain-containing protein produces MPVIELVKGKTYKYCTCGHSASMPFCDSAHVTKGGGKPILFTAEKDGGVALCGCGKSSNKPYCDGSHNG; encoded by the coding sequence ATGCCAGTAATAGAATTAGTAAAAGGAAAAACCTATAAATATTGTACTTGCGGACATTCTGCATCTATGCCTTTTTGTGATAGTGCTCATGTAACTAAAGGAGGAGGAAAACCAATTCTTTTTACAGCAGAAAAAGATGGAGGGGTTGCTCTTTGTGGTTGTGGAAAAAGTAGTAACAAACCTTATTGCGACGGAAGTCATAACGGATAA
- the ric gene encoding iron-sulfur cluster repair di-iron protein: protein MSIQENTIIGELVAEHYQTASVFKSFKIDFCCNGNRSILEACEQKGIDVQQVLKKLNDLSFNQNEGEIDFNSWDLDLLAEYIQKKHHRYVIKTIPELSLYLKKVAAVHGEHHPELLEIRDLFLASAEELSAHLHKEENIVFPFIKYMIEKENGTLEPPFFGELKNPIDCMKEEHNNEGVRFRKIAELSDNYTPPAEACNTYKVSFAMLKEFEEDLHKHIHLENNILFPKAIELEKELQFV from the coding sequence ATGAGCATACAAGAAAACACCATTATCGGAGAATTAGTAGCAGAACATTATCAAACAGCTTCTGTATTTAAATCATTTAAAATAGATTTTTGCTGCAACGGAAATCGAAGCATTTTAGAAGCTTGTGAGCAAAAGGGAATTGATGTGCAGCAGGTTTTAAAAAAATTAAACGATTTGTCTTTTAATCAAAATGAAGGAGAAATTGATTTTAATTCATGGGATTTAGATTTACTAGCTGAATACATTCAGAAAAAACATCACAGATATGTTATTAAAACCATTCCTGAATTAAGTCTTTACCTTAAAAAAGTAGCTGCAGTTCATGGAGAACATCATCCGGAATTATTAGAAATTAGAGATTTATTTCTAGCTTCTGCCGAAGAATTATCTGCACACTTACATAAAGAAGAAAACATTGTTTTTCCTTTCATCAAGTACATGATTGAAAAAGAAAACGGAACCCTTGAACCGCCATTTTTTGGAGAATTAAAAAATCCTATCGACTGTATGAAAGAAGAGCATAACAATGAAGGAGTTAGATTTAGAAAAATTGCTGAATTAAGTGATAATTACACACCTCCCGCAGAAGCTTGTAACACTTATAAAGTAAGTTTTGCTATGCTAAAAGAATTTGAAGAAGATTTACACAAACACATTCACTTAGAAAACAATATTTTATTCCCAAAAGCCATTGAATTGGAAAAAGAATTACAATTTGTTTAA
- a CDS encoding RrF2 family transcriptional regulator — protein sequence MFSKACEYAIKATLHIAHSSNRDEKCSLKNIAEAIASPEAFTAKILQSLAKNNIIISIKGANGGYVLDNKKQKTTTLMQIVTAVDGDKIYNGCGLGLHQCNEDKPCPIHNEFKLIRNNLKEMLQNTTIAKLSSELSEGNSFLKI from the coding sequence ATGTTTTCTAAAGCCTGTGAATATGCCATAAAAGCTACGCTACATATTGCTCATTCGAGTAATAGAGATGAAAAGTGCAGCCTAAAAAACATTGCCGAGGCCATTGCATCTCCTGAGGCTTTTACTGCAAAAATATTACAATCGCTAGCAAAGAACAACATTATTATTTCTATTAAAGGTGCTAATGGTGGCTATGTTTTAGACAATAAAAAACAAAAAACCACTACTTTAATGCAAATTGTAACTGCTGTAGATGGTGATAAAATATACAATGGATGTGGTTTAGGTTTACATCAGTGTAATGAAGATAAGCCCTGTCCTATTCACAATGAATTTAAATTGATTAGAAATAATTTAAAAGAAATGTTACAAAATACAACCATTGCAAAACTTAGTAGCGAATTATCAGAAGGTAATTCCTTTTTAAAAATCTAA
- a CDS encoding YbhB/YbcL family Raf kinase inhibitor-like protein, translated as MKIKFYTLSLMMFVFTSTLFAQKTFTLTSKTIGGQATITEEFDGFGCTGKNESPQLSWSNAPEGTKSFAVTMYDPDAPTGSGWWHWVIFDIPANVNELVSNAGDIDLKLAPKGAVQSVTDYGKPGYGGPCPPEGHGLHQYIITVHALKTNTLGLKANTNPATVGFYLWNNTLAKASIVTYYKR; from the coding sequence ATGAAAATAAAATTTTACACGTTGAGTTTAATGATGTTTGTGTTTACAAGTACTTTATTTGCTCAAAAAACATTTACATTAACTAGTAAAACCATAGGAGGCCAAGCAACCATTACAGAAGAATTTGATGGGTTTGGCTGTACAGGTAAAAATGAATCTCCTCAACTTTCTTGGAGCAATGCCCCAGAAGGAACCAAAAGTTTTGCTGTAACCATGTACGACCCTGATGCTCCTACAGGAAGCGGATGGTGGCATTGGGTAATTTTTGATATTCCTGCCAATGTAAATGAATTGGTTAGCAATGCTGGAGATATAGATTTAAAATTAGCACCCAAAGGAGCTGTGCAAAGTGTTACAGATTATGGAAAACCTGGTTATGGAGGGCCTTGTCCGCCAGAAGGTCACGGATTACATCAATATATTATAACAGTACATGCCTTAAAAACGAATACATTGGGATTGAAGGCCAATACCAATCCTGCAACTGTTGGTTTCTATTTATGGAACAATACTTTGGCAAAAGCTAGTATCGTTACTTATTATAAAAGATAA
- a CDS encoding DUF6146 family protein, which translates to MKSFILNFFFTIFIIASITNCSSAKNKNTDKNLHSETDTIKIVNEEEEYEVIIIDPGFRSWLTSRAKSRGFYSLQFLENKNYLYVIEWNARVNNPRQYYSDLYTLRIDYDPNIKYGYEVNYLLYNYFLYFQQKYNQRLGGGIIPW; encoded by the coding sequence ATGAAATCTTTTATTTTAAATTTCTTTTTTACCATATTTATCATTGCTAGCATCACCAATTGTTCTTCAGCAAAAAACAAAAACACTGATAAAAACCTACACTCAGAAACCGATACTATTAAAATTGTAAACGAAGAGGAAGAGTACGAGGTAATTATTATAGACCCTGGATTTAGATCATGGTTAACAAGTAGAGCCAAATCAAGAGGATTTTACTCACTTCAATTTTTAGAAAACAAAAACTACCTCTATGTTATAGAATGGAATGCTAGGGTTAATAATCCTCGTCAGTATTATTCAGATTTATACACTTTAAGAATAGACTACGACCCTAATATTAAATATGGCTACGAGGTAAACTACTTACTTTACAACTATTTTCTTTACTTCCAACAAAAGTACAACCAACGATTAGGTGGAGGGATAATTCCTTGGTAA
- the argH gene encoding argininosuccinate lyase, with translation MKLWDKGYATDKKIDLFTVGNDRELDLQLAKYDVLGNIAQSRMLNSIGTITDEELKGLVAELNNILKTVEDGTFTIEDSFEDVHSKVEWLLTEKLGDAGKKIHTARSRNDQVLLDVHLYSKDAILELKDWAKKLFDLLIELAEKYKNHLLPGYTHLQVAMPSSFGMWFSAYAESLIDDVYFLDAAYKVADQNPLGSAAGYGSSFPIDREMTTKELGFENLKVNSVAAQMGRGKLEKSISFAIASLSATLAKMSMDICLYMSQNFGFVTFPDELTTGSSIMPHKKNPDVFELIRGKCNKLQALPYELTLITNNLPSGYHRDLQLVKEGLVPSVSTLKSCLDMMVFSLENIIITENIVEDDKYKYIFSVEEVNALVQAGTPFRDAYKIVGAKIQKGEFKPDLNVNHTHIGSVGNLRLDLIKEKMEANF, from the coding sequence ATGAAACTTTGGGATAAAGGATATGCTACAGATAAAAAAATTGATCTTTTTACTGTAGGAAACGATAGAGAATTAGATTTACAATTGGCTAAGTACGATGTACTTGGAAATATTGCTCAATCTAGAATGTTAAATTCTATTGGAACCATTACAGATGAGGAGTTAAAAGGATTGGTTGCCGAGTTGAACAATATTTTAAAAACGGTTGAAGACGGAACTTTTACCATTGAAGATTCTTTTGAAGATGTACATTCTAAAGTAGAGTGGTTGTTAACCGAAAAGTTAGGAGATGCTGGAAAGAAAATTCATACAGCACGTTCTCGTAACGATCAGGTTTTGTTAGATGTGCACTTGTACTCTAAAGATGCCATTTTAGAATTAAAAGATTGGGCTAAAAAATTATTCGATTTGTTAATTGAATTGGCCGAAAAATATAAAAATCACTTATTACCAGGATATACACACTTGCAAGTAGCCATGCCATCTTCTTTTGGAATGTGGTTTTCTGCTTATGCAGAAAGTTTGATTGACGATGTGTATTTTTTAGATGCAGCTTACAAAGTTGCAGATCAAAACCCTTTAGGTTCTGCTGCAGGTTACGGTTCTTCTTTCCCTATTGATAGAGAAATGACTACTAAAGAGCTTGGTTTTGAGAACTTAAAAGTAAACTCGGTAGCAGCTCAAATGGGACGTGGTAAATTAGAAAAATCAATCTCATTTGCCATTGCAAGTTTATCGGCAACTTTGGCAAAAATGAGTATGGATATCTGTTTGTATATGAGTCAGAATTTTGGTTTTGTTACCTTTCCTGATGAGTTAACAACAGGGTCTAGTATTATGCCTCACAAAAAAAATCCAGATGTATTTGAGTTGATTCGTGGAAAGTGTAACAAATTACAAGCGTTGCCATACGAGTTAACTTTAATTACCAACAATTTACCAAGTGGATATCACCGTGATTTACAATTGGTAAAAGAAGGATTAGTTCCATCAGTATCTACTTTAAAATCTTGTTTAGATATGATGGTGTTCTCTTTAGAAAACATCATTATTACAGAAAATATTGTAGAAGATGATAAGTATAAATACATTTTTAGTGTAGAAGAAGTAAATGCTTTGGTACAAGCTGGAACTCCTTTTAGAGATGCTTATAAAATTGTAGGTGCTAAAATTCAAAAGGGAGAGTTTAAACCAGATTTAAATGTAAATCATACCCATATTGGTTCTGTAGGAAATTTAAGATTAGATTTGATTAAAGAAAAAATGGAAGCTAATTTTTAA